In Bosea vestrisii, the following are encoded in one genomic region:
- a CDS encoding nucleotidyltransferase family protein translates to MKPSTALALNREAIRQAMGRFRASNPRVFGSVLHGTDQQDSDLDILIDPLPGATLLDIGGLQIALEELLGVNVDVLTAEDLPPSFRDRVLAEARPV, encoded by the coding sequence ATGAAGCCGTCGACCGCACTTGCTCTGAACCGTGAAGCGATACGCCAGGCGATGGGCCGGTTCCGGGCCAGCAATCCCCGTGTCTTCGGCTCCGTCCTGCATGGCACGGATCAACAGGACAGCGATCTGGATATCCTGATCGATCCCCTGCCCGGTGCGACCTTGCTGGATATCGGCGGCCTGCAGATCGCTCTTGAAGAATTGCTCGGCGTCAACGTGGATGTTCTGACAGCGGAGGATCTGCCTCCTAGTTTCCGGGACCGCGTGCTGGCCGAGGCGCGGCCTGTATGA
- a CDS encoding c-type cytochrome, producing the protein MNIELNKIAGAGLSTLLVVMALNMTAGIVFAPKKPAVPGFDLPSLEPAAAGGAGAAAAVAEEPIAVRLAKADPAKGEKAVGACKACHTFEKGGANKVGPHLYDVYGRNEGSVAGFGYSAAMKGRGDKNWDADALDHFLKNPKAYVPGTIMAFAGLSKPEQRADVIAYLNTLAEAPKPLPKP; encoded by the coding sequence ATGAATATCGAACTGAACAAGATCGCTGGCGCGGGCCTTTCGACACTGCTCGTCGTGATGGCCTTGAACATGACTGCCGGCATCGTCTTCGCCCCGAAGAAGCCGGCCGTGCCGGGCTTCGACCTGCCGAGCCTGGAGCCGGCTGCCGCTGGCGGCGCCGGCGCTGCCGCAGCTGTTGCCGAGGAGCCGATCGCGGTGCGCCTCGCCAAGGCCGATCCGGCCAAGGGTGAAAAGGCTGTCGGCGCCTGCAAAGCCTGCCACACCTTCGAAAAGGGCGGCGCCAACAAGGTCGGCCCGCATCTCTACGACGTCTATGGCCGCAACGAGGGTTCGGTCGCAGGGTTCGGCTATTCGGCCGCGATGAAGGGCCGTGGCGACAAGAACTGGGACGCCGATGCGCTCGACCACTTCCTGAAGAACCCGAAGGCTTACGTTCCCGGCACCATCATGGCCTTCGCCGGCCTGAGCAAGCCCGAGCAGCGCGCCGACGTCATCGCCTATCTGAATACGCTGGCCGAGGCGCCGAAGCCGTTGCCGAAGCCCTGA
- a CDS encoding ABC transporter ATP-binding protein, whose product MSAPLLSVQDLSVAFRQGGQETLAVDKISFQIAKGETLAIVGESGSGKSVSALSVLKLLNYPAAYHPSGKVLFNGQDLIAADEDAMRKVRGNDITMVFQEPMTSLNPLHPIARQIGEILELHKGLRGEKARARTLELLSLVGIRDAASRLDAYPHQLSGGQRQRVMIAMALANEPDLLIADEPTTALDVTVQAQILTLLKELQGRLGMAILFITHDLGIVRRIADRVCVMLKGKIVEQGPVAEIFGNPQHAYTQRLLAAEPKGRPEPVPDDAPILLEAGPMKIWFPIKTGLLRRTTSHVKAVDGITIKVREGETLGVVGESGSGKTTLGLAILRLISSEGPIVFLGDRIDGLSSAAVRPKRKDLQVVFQDPYGSLSPRMSVADIVAEGLTVQQKGLSYQRQREIVAQALADVGLDPSTMDRYPHEFSGGQRQRIAIARAMALDPKFVVLDEPTSALDMSVQAQIVELLRGLQARRKLGYLFISHDLKVVRALSHRVVVMQNGKVVEEGPAEEIFQRPREAYTQALLAAALNLEPANSAAVRD is encoded by the coding sequence ATGAGCGCCCCCCTCCTCTCCGTCCAGGACCTTTCCGTCGCCTTCCGCCAGGGCGGGCAGGAGACGCTCGCCGTCGACAAGATCTCCTTCCAGATCGCCAAGGGCGAGACCCTGGCGATCGTCGGCGAATCCGGCTCGGGCAAATCGGTCTCGGCGCTGTCGGTCCTGAAGCTGCTGAACTACCCGGCGGCGTATCATCCGTCCGGCAAGGTGTTGTTCAATGGCCAGGACCTGATCGCCGCCGACGAGGACGCGATGCGCAAGGTTCGCGGCAACGACATCACCATGGTGTTCCAGGAGCCGATGACCTCGCTCAACCCGCTGCACCCAATTGCGCGGCAAATCGGCGAGATCCTCGAACTGCACAAGGGCCTGCGCGGCGAGAAGGCACGGGCCCGCACGCTCGAACTGCTGTCGCTGGTTGGCATCCGCGATGCGGCAAGCCGGCTCGACGCCTATCCGCACCAGCTCTCCGGCGGGCAACGTCAGCGCGTGATGATCGCCATGGCGCTCGCCAACGAGCCCGACCTGCTGATCGCCGACGAGCCGACCACGGCGCTCGACGTCACCGTGCAGGCGCAGATCCTGACGCTGCTGAAGGAGTTGCAGGGCCGGCTCGGCATGGCGATCCTGTTCATCACCCATGATCTCGGCATCGTCCGGCGCATCGCCGACCGGGTCTGCGTGATGCTGAAGGGCAAAATCGTCGAGCAGGGGCCGGTCGCCGAGATCTTCGGCAATCCCCAGCACGCCTATACGCAGCGCCTGCTCGCCGCCGAGCCGAAAGGCAGGCCGGAGCCTGTACCGGACGACGCCCCGATCCTGCTGGAGGCCGGGCCGATGAAGATCTGGTTCCCGATCAAGACCGGCCTGCTGCGGCGAACCACGAGCCATGTGAAGGCCGTCGACGGCATCACGATCAAGGTGCGCGAGGGCGAGACGCTCGGCGTCGTCGGGGAATCCGGCTCGGGCAAGACGACGCTCGGCCTCGCGATCCTGCGGCTGATCTCCTCGGAGGGACCGATCGTCTTCCTCGGCGACCGCATCGACGGATTGAGCAGCGCCGCAGTACGGCCGAAGCGCAAGGATCTGCAAGTCGTCTTCCAGGACCCCTATGGCTCGCTCTCGCCGCGCATGTCGGTCGCCGACATCGTCGCGGAAGGGCTGACCGTCCAGCAGAAGGGGCTGAGCTATCAGCGCCAGCGCGAGATCGTGGCCCAGGCGCTCGCCGATGTCGGGCTCGATCCTTCGACGATGGATCGCTATCCGCACGAATTCTCCGGCGGCCAGCGCCAGCGCATCGCGATCGCCCGCGCCATGGCGCTCGACCCGAAATTCGTCGTGCTCGACGAGCCGACCTCGGCGCTCGACATGTCGGTCCAGGCGCAGATCGTCGAATTGCTGCGCGGACTGCAGGCCAGGCGCAAGCTCGGTTATCTCTTCATCAGCCACGACCTCAAGGTGGTCAGGGCGCTGTCGCACCGGGTGGTGGTGATGCAGAACGGCAAGGTGGTCGAGGAAGGGCCGGCAGAGGAGATCTTCCAGCGCCCGCGAGAGGCCTATACGCAGGCGCTGCTCGCCGCCGCCCTCAACCTCGAGCCGGCGAACAGCGCCGCGGTGCGCGACTGA
- a CDS encoding amidase produces the protein MTDPVNAFVPGPRARIAGHPGGPLSGLRFAVKDLFDVAGLPTGGGNHDWAKANPIPTRHAWTVQTLLDAGADCVGKTITDEVSLGILGENAFDGTPINSAAPERVPGGSSSGSAAAVAAGLCDIALGTDTGGSMRVPASFCGIYGIRPTHGRLDLTGLLPQAPSSDTAGWFARDAATFAKVGSVLLGEASGPLPTKLLIAVDAFGFADPEVADALQPMVRKLERIAGAAREEIMAPQGLSVWARAQRSLQPVEAWQTFRPWIEQHNPRMAFSVAAGLIAGSQVPAGERNWAALMREEARARLRYLLPAGTILCLPTTPFPAPLRGLPTPELQPLRDRITCLCAQGGLTRIAPAQPARRHGERRAGRPLDHRWAGHRRQPDRRRPSHGGPLVSDLTPNLPDVVAEISALFERYEQALIDKEVDILDASFWNSPHTIRYALGENGYGFDEIHAHRVARPPGPGIKEKRIRLEILTLGRDFATVNLEFKVRGREIIGRQSQTWVRFPDLGWKVVSAHVSTMEGPRPW, from the coding sequence ATGACGGACCCGGTCAACGCCTTCGTGCCCGGGCCGCGCGCCCGTATCGCCGGCCATCCGGGCGGACCGCTCTCGGGGCTGCGCTTCGCGGTCAAGGACCTGTTCGATGTCGCCGGCCTGCCGACCGGCGGCGGCAATCATGACTGGGCCAAGGCGAACCCGATCCCGACGCGCCATGCCTGGACCGTGCAGACCCTGCTGGATGCCGGAGCGGATTGCGTCGGCAAGACCATCACCGACGAGGTTTCGCTCGGTATCCTCGGCGAAAACGCCTTCGACGGCACGCCGATCAACAGCGCCGCGCCCGAGCGCGTGCCCGGCGGCTCCTCCTCGGGTTCGGCGGCAGCCGTCGCTGCCGGCCTCTGCGACATCGCGCTCGGCACCGACACTGGCGGCTCCATGCGCGTGCCAGCGAGCTTCTGCGGGATCTACGGCATCCGGCCGACGCATGGACGGCTCGACCTGACCGGGCTGCTGCCGCAGGCGCCGAGTTCGGACACAGCGGGCTGGTTCGCGCGCGATGCCGCGACCTTCGCGAAGGTCGGCAGCGTGCTGCTCGGCGAAGCATCCGGGCCGCTTCCGACCAAGCTCCTGATCGCGGTCGACGCCTTCGGCTTCGCCGATCCCGAAGTCGCGGACGCCCTGCAGCCGATGGTTCGGAAGCTGGAGCGGATCGCCGGCGCGGCGCGCGAGGAGATCATGGCGCCGCAAGGGCTTTCGGTCTGGGCCCGCGCGCAGCGCAGCCTGCAGCCGGTCGAAGCCTGGCAAACCTTCAGGCCCTGGATCGAGCAGCACAATCCGCGCATGGCCTTCAGCGTCGCCGCCGGGCTGATCGCCGGCTCGCAGGTTCCGGCTGGTGAGCGCAACTGGGCGGCGTTGATGCGCGAGGAGGCACGGGCGCGGCTGCGCTACCTGCTGCCAGCGGGCACGATCCTCTGCCTGCCGACGACGCCCTTCCCGGCGCCGCTGCGCGGCCTGCCGACACCTGAGCTGCAACCCTTGCGCGACCGGATCACCTGCCTCTGCGCCCAGGGCGGCCTCACCCGGATCGCCCCAGCTCAACCTGCCCGGCGCCACGGTGAACGGCGCGCCGGTCGGCCTCTCGATCATCGGTGGGCGGGGCACCGACGCCAGCCTGATCGCCGTCGCCCAAGCCATGGAGGCCCTCTCGTGAGCGACCTGACCCCGAACCTGCCCGATGTCGTCGCCGAGATCAGCGCCCTGTTCGAGCGCTACGAGCAGGCGCTGATCGACAAAGAGGTCGACATCCTCGACGCCTCCTTCTGGAACAGCCCTCACACCATCCGCTACGCGCTGGGCGAGAACGGCTACGGCTTCGACGAGATCCACGCCCACCGCGTCGCGCGTCCGCCGGGGCCGGGCATCAAGGAAAAGCGGATCCGCCTGGAAATCCTGACGCTCGGCCGCGACTTCGCCACGGTGAACCTCGAATTCAAGGTGCGCGGGCGCGAGATCATCGGGCGCCAGAGCCAGACCTGGGTCCGCTTCCCCGACCTCGGCTGGAAGGTGGTCTCGGCCCATGTCTCGACGATGGAGGGCCCGCGCCCCTGGTGA
- a CDS encoding microcin C ABC transporter permease YejB gives MLSYIARRLALMVPTLFGILLISFVIVQFAPGGPVERVISQLQNPNSGAAERVGGGAGGDAGAQAVDSNSAYRGAQGLDPAFIKELEKQFGFDKPAHERFFKMLKDYATFDFGRSYFRDAPVLQLIKEKLPVSITLGLWMTLLSYAISIPLGIRKAVKDGSRFDTWTSAVVIVGYAIPGFLFAILLIVLFAGGSFWQIFPLRGLTSENWAQLSLIGKIGDYFWHIALPVLAMALGAFATSTLLTKNSFLDEIRKQYVLTARMKGLSERGVLYGHVFRNAMLIVIAGFPGAFVHALFAGSLLIETIFSLDGLGLLSFEAIVNRDYPVVFANLFIFSLIGLVVHLITDLTYAWVDPRIDFESREA, from the coding sequence ATGCTGAGTTACATCGCCCGGCGTCTGGCGCTGATGGTGCCGACCCTGTTCGGCATCCTGCTGATCTCCTTCGTCATCGTGCAGTTCGCGCCGGGCGGGCCGGTCGAGCGGGTGATCTCACAACTGCAAAATCCGAACAGCGGCGCGGCCGAACGGGTCGGCGGCGGCGCGGGCGGCGATGCCGGCGCGCAGGCGGTGGATTCAAACTCGGCCTATCGCGGCGCGCAGGGGCTCGACCCCGCCTTCATCAAGGAGCTCGAGAAGCAGTTCGGCTTCGACAAGCCGGCGCATGAGCGCTTCTTCAAGATGCTGAAGGACTACGCGACCTTCGACTTCGGCCGCAGCTATTTCCGCGATGCGCCCGTGCTGCAACTGATCAAGGAGAAGCTGCCGGTCTCGATCACGCTCGGCCTGTGGATGACCCTGCTCTCCTACGCGATCTCGATCCCGCTCGGCATCCGCAAGGCGGTCAAGGACGGCTCGCGCTTCGACACCTGGACCAGCGCGGTCGTCATCGTCGGCTACGCCATCCCCGGCTTCCTGTTCGCGATCCTCTTGATCGTGCTCTTCGCCGGCGGCTCGTTCTGGCAGATCTTCCCGCTAAGAGGGCTGACCTCGGAGAACTGGGCGCAGCTCAGCCTCATCGGCAAGATCGGCGATTATTTCTGGCACATCGCCCTGCCGGTGCTGGCGATGGCGCTGGGCGCCTTCGCGACCTCGACGCTGCTGACCAAGAACTCCTTCCTCGACGAGATCAGGAAGCAATACGTCCTGACCGCGCGGATGAAGGGGCTGTCGGAGCGCGGCGTGCTCTACGGCCACGTCTTCCGCAACGCGATGCTGATCGTCATCGCCGGCTTTCCCGGCGCCTTCGTGCATGCGCTTTTCGCCGGCTCGCTGCTGATCGAGACGATCTTCTCGCTCGACGGGCTCGGCCTCCTGTCCTTCGAGGCGATCGTCAACCGCGACTATCCGGTCGTCTTCGCCAACCTCTTCATCTTCTCGCTGATTGGCCTCGTCGTGCACCTGATCACCGACCTGACCTATGCCTGGGTCGACCCGCGCATCGACTTCGAATCGCGGGAGGCCTGA
- a CDS encoding prephenate dehydratase, with translation MSVVVSYQGEPGAFSSQAALQVFPDCELLPCRTFEDALAAVSDGAARYGMIPIDNSIAGRVADIHHLLPRSGLHIIGEHFLPIRFHLMAVEGATLATLQTVQSHIHALGQCRKIIRKLGLKAEVAADTAGSARQVAEAGDPTRAAIAPHIAAEVYGLKILMEDIEDEKHNTTRFVVLSKYPEFARQGAGKTVTTLIFQVRNLPAALYKALGGFATNGVNMTKLESYMVDGHFSATMFYSDVEGHPDDPALRRALDELSYFSKEMKILGVYPAHGFRDSFPEPGE, from the coding sequence ATGTCAGTCGTCGTTTCCTACCAGGGCGAGCCCGGAGCCTTCTCCTCGCAGGCCGCCCTTCAGGTCTTCCCGGATTGCGAGCTGTTGCCTTGCCGCACCTTCGAGGACGCGCTCGCCGCGGTCTCTGATGGCGCCGCCCGCTATGGCATGATCCCGATCGACAACTCGATCGCCGGCCGCGTCGCCGACATCCATCATTTGCTGCCGCGCTCGGGGTTGCACATCATCGGCGAGCATTTCCTGCCGATCCGCTTTCATCTGATGGCAGTCGAGGGCGCGACGCTGGCGACGCTGCAGACGGTGCAGAGTCACATCCACGCGCTCGGCCAGTGCCGCAAGATCATCCGCAAGCTCGGCCTCAAGGCCGAGGTCGCGGCCGACACCGCCGGCTCCGCCCGTCAGGTCGCCGAGGCGGGTGATCCGACGCGTGCCGCGATCGCCCCGCACATCGCCGCCGAGGTCTACGGCCTCAAGATCCTGATGGAAGACATCGAGGACGAGAAGCACAACACCACGCGCTTCGTCGTGCTCTCGAAATATCCCGAATTCGCCCGCCAGGGCGCCGGCAAGACGGTGACGACCCTGATCTTCCAGGTCCGCAACCTGCCGGCGGCGCTCTACAAGGCGCTCGGCGGCTTCGCCACCAATGGCGTCAACATGACCAAGCTGGAAAGCTACATGGTCGACGGCCATTTCTCGGCGACGATGTTTTACAGCGATGTCGAGGGCCATCCCGACGACCCGGCGCTGCGTCGCGCGCTCGACGAGCTCTCCTATTTCTCCAAGGAGATGAAGATCCTCGGCGTCTACCCGGCGCACGGATTCCGCGACAGCTTCCCCGAGCCGGGCGAGTAG
- a CDS encoding ABC transporter permease, producing the protein MTVSDTLLDAPPPALRSAEPARAPAEAKQGWLKLSPINRRRLNSFKANKRGWWSFWIFLTLFVLSLFAEFIANDRPLIVRYKGETLFPVAVNYPEEKFGGFLATTDYRDPTIAREIAANGWALWPLIRYSYRTHNLDLPVPAPAPPTWLLKDEQCRPIAERTGGMTCRELEWNWLGTDDQGRDVVARLIYGFRISILFGLILASISSVIGIAAGAVQGYFGGWTDLIFQRVIEIWTSIPALYLLIIVAAIITPSFFVLLGILLLFSWVALVGVVRAEFLRARNFEYVRAARALGLSNRAIMVKHLLPNAMVATLTFLPFILNGSITTLTSLDFLGFGLPPGSPSLGELLAQGKANLQAPWLGLSGFVVIALMLSLLIFIGEGVRDAFDPRKTFA; encoded by the coding sequence CTGACGGTGAGCGACACATTGCTCGACGCCCCGCCGCCGGCCCTGCGCTCGGCCGAGCCTGCTCGTGCTCCGGCCGAAGCGAAACAGGGCTGGCTCAAGCTCTCACCGATTAACCGGCGCCGGCTCAACAGCTTCAAGGCGAACAAACGCGGCTGGTGGTCGTTCTGGATCTTCCTGACGCTGTTCGTGCTCTCGCTTTTCGCGGAATTCATCGCCAACGACCGCCCGCTGATCGTCCGCTACAAGGGCGAGACGCTGTTCCCGGTCGCGGTGAACTATCCCGAGGAGAAGTTCGGCGGCTTCCTCGCCACCACCGACTACCGCGACCCGACCATCGCCAGGGAGATCGCGGCGAATGGCTGGGCGCTGTGGCCGCTGATCCGCTACTCCTACCGCACCCATAATCTCGACCTGCCGGTGCCCGCCCCGGCCCCGCCGACCTGGCTGCTCAAGGATGAGCAGTGCCGACCGATCGCCGAGCGCACCGGCGGCATGACTTGCCGCGAGCTCGAATGGAACTGGCTCGGCACCGACGACCAGGGCCGCGACGTGGTGGCGCGCCTGATCTACGGCTTCCGTATCTCGATCCTGTTCGGGCTGATCCTGGCCTCGATCTCCTCGGTGATCGGCATCGCGGCGGGCGCGGTCCAGGGCTATTTCGGCGGCTGGACCGACCTGATCTTCCAGCGCGTCATCGAAATCTGGACCTCGATCCCGGCGCTCTATCTGCTGATCATCGTCGCGGCGATCATCACGCCGAGCTTTTTCGTCCTGCTCGGCATCCTCCTTCTGTTCTCCTGGGTCGCACTTGTCGGCGTGGTCCGCGCCGAATTCCTGCGGGCGCGCAATTTCGAGTATGTCCGCGCCGCCCGCGCCCTCGGCCTTTCCAACCGGGCGATCATGGTCAAGCACCTGCTCCCCAACGCCATGGTGGCGACGCTGACCTTCCTGCCCTTCATCCTCAACGGCTCGATCACGACGCTGACCTCGCTCGACTTCCTCGGCTTCGGCCTGCCGCCCGGCTCGCCCTCGCTCGGCGAGTTGCTGGCGCAGGGCAAAGCCAACCTGCAGGCGCCCTGGCTCGGGCTTTCCGGCTTCGTGGTGATCGCGCTTATGCTGTCGCTCCTGATCTTCATCGGCGAAGGGGTCAGGGACGCGTTCGACCCGAGGAAGACGTTCGCATGA
- a CDS encoding extracellular solute-binding protein: MAIRITRRRLLEAGGTLAGAAALPASLTAALAQENEVHGLSTFGELALPPDFPHFAYVNPKAPKGGSITIQIKRAGGNQSFDTFNTLNIYVLQGDGAAGMDACFDSLMAGSANEPNTVYGLLAKSVAVSADKLTYRFRMRPEAKFHDGSRVTAGDAAFSFNLLKSKAHPTYRLILAEMASAVAESDDVLVVKLSPKRGRDMHLVVAGLPVFSEKFWSTRNFEASTLEPPLGSGAYKVGRFEQGRFIEFDRVPDYWAKDLPVNIGQNNFDRVRWEYFRDRQVAFEAFKSGIITFQEEYTSRIWVTGYDFPAVAEGKVKKESLPKTEPIGGQGWIYNLRREKFADPRIREALGLAYDFEWTNKNISFSSFKRLTSYFENSDSKAVGLPSPEELKLLEPFRGKVPDEVFGEPYLPPVSDGSGSDRALLRRADEMLRAAGCKRDGNILKLPNGQPFEIEFLDSTPALQPHIQPFQANLKRLGINATSRIVDGAQYQRRLDEFDFDIIIRNMSGSAIPSDTMRVLYGSEAAKTRGSRNVGGIADPAIDAMIEAIGQADSYAKVVVAAKSLDRLLRAGRYWIPMLWQPNEWLAYWDMYERPQTKPKYGSGAPGTWWYDPEKAKRIGKA; the protein is encoded by the coding sequence ATGGCGATCCGGATCACCCGCCGCAGGCTGCTCGAAGCTGGCGGCACGCTCGCAGGCGCGGCCGCGCTGCCGGCCTCGCTCACGGCAGCTCTGGCGCAGGAGAACGAGGTCCACGGCCTCTCGACTTTCGGCGAGCTGGCGCTGCCACCGGACTTCCCGCATTTCGCTTATGTCAATCCAAAGGCCCCGAAAGGCGGCTCGATCACCATCCAGATCAAGCGTGCCGGCGGCAATCAGAGCTTCGATACCTTCAACACGCTCAACATCTATGTGCTGCAGGGCGACGGCGCCGCCGGCATGGACGCCTGCTTCGACAGCCTGATGGCGGGCTCGGCCAATGAGCCCAACACGGTCTACGGACTGCTGGCGAAGAGCGTCGCGGTCTCGGCCGACAAATTGACCTATCGCTTCCGCATGCGGCCGGAGGCGAAGTTCCATGACGGCTCGCGCGTCACTGCCGGCGATGCCGCCTTCTCGTTCAACCTGCTCAAGAGCAAGGCCCACCCTACTTACCGGCTGATCCTCGCCGAGATGGCATCGGCGGTCGCCGAGAGCGACGACGTCCTCGTGGTCAAGCTCTCGCCCAAGCGCGGCCGCGACATGCATCTCGTCGTCGCCGGCCTGCCGGTGTTTTCCGAGAAATTCTGGTCGACCCGCAATTTCGAGGCCTCGACGCTGGAGCCGCCGCTCGGCTCGGGCGCCTACAAGGTCGGACGTTTCGAGCAGGGCCGCTTCATCGAATTCGACCGGGTGCCGGATTATTGGGCCAAGGATTTGCCGGTGAATATCGGCCAGAACAATTTCGACCGCGTCCGCTGGGAGTATTTCCGCGACCGGCAAGTGGCGTTCGAAGCCTTCAAGAGCGGCATTATCACCTTCCAGGAGGAATACACCTCGCGGATCTGGGTGACTGGTTATGATTTTCCAGCGGTTGCCGAAGGCAAGGTCAAGAAGGAATCTTTGCCGAAGACCGAGCCGATCGGCGGCCAAGGCTGGATCTACAATCTGCGCCGCGAGAAGTTCGCCGATCCACGCATCCGCGAGGCTCTCGGCCTCGCTTACGATTTCGAATGGACCAACAAGAACATCAGCTTCTCGTCCTTCAAGCGATTGACTTCATATTTCGAGAATTCGGATTCGAAGGCGGTCGGCCTGCCCTCCCCGGAAGAGTTGAAACTGCTGGAGCCCTTCCGCGGCAAGGTGCCCGACGAGGTCTTCGGCGAGCCCTATTTGCCACCGGTCAGCGACGGCTCCGGCAGCGATCGCGCCCTGCTGCGCCGGGCCGACGAGATGCTGCGCGCCGCCGGCTGCAAGCGCGACGGCAACATACTCAAGCTGCCGAACGGCCAGCCCTTCGAGATCGAGTTCCTCGATTCGACGCCGGCGCTACAGCCGCATATCCAGCCTTTCCAGGCCAATCTCAAGCGGCTCGGCATCAACGCGACCTCGCGCATCGTCGACGGCGCGCAATATCAGCGCCGGCTCGACGAGTTCGATTTCGACATAATCATCCGCAATATGAGCGGCAGCGCCATACCAAGCGACACGATGCGCGTCCTGTACGGCTCGGAAGCGGCCAAGACGCGCGGCTCGCGGAATGTCGGCGGCATCGCCGATCCGGCGATCGACGCTATGATCGAGGCGATCGGCCAGGCCGACAGCTATGCCAAGGTGGTGGTAGCGGCCAAAAGCCTCGACCGGCTGCTGCGGGCCGGGCGCTACTGGATCCCGATGCTGTGGCAGCCCAATGAGTGGCTGGCCTATTGGGACATGTATGAGCGCCCGCAGACCAAGCCGAAATACGGCTCCGGCGCGCCGGGCACATGGTGGTACGATCCGGAAAAGGCCAAGCGAATCGGGAAGGCATAA
- a CDS encoding 3-deoxy-manno-octulosonate cytidylyltransferase — MPNPLILIPARMQATRLPGKPLADILGEPMIVRVWRRAIEARVGDVVVATDDERILGAIEQAGGRAVMTSPAHQTGSDRIKEAADIIDPKREHDIIVNVQGDFPTLAPAAIAAAVEPLADPAVDIATLAGEITDEEEKTAPSVVKLIGSEVSPGRMRALYFTRATAPYGDGPLYHHVGLYAYRRRALDRFVALPQSPLELREKLEQLRALEDGMRIDAMIIDHVPRGVDTPPDLERARTFLKSSAGA, encoded by the coding sequence ATGCCCAATCCGTTGATCCTGATCCCGGCCCGCATGCAGGCGACGCGCCTGCCGGGCAAGCCGCTGGCTGACATCCTGGGCGAGCCGATGATCGTTCGCGTCTGGCGCCGTGCCATCGAAGCGCGTGTCGGCGATGTGGTGGTCGCAACCGATGACGAGCGCATCCTCGGGGCGATCGAGCAGGCCGGCGGCCGGGCGGTGATGACCAGTCCTGCGCACCAGACCGGCTCCGACCGGATCAAGGAGGCCGCCGACATCATCGATCCGAAACGCGAGCACGACATCATCGTCAACGTCCAGGGCGACTTCCCCACTTTGGCACCAGCCGCGATCGCGGCCGCAGTGGAGCCGCTCGCCGATCCGGCCGTCGACATCGCGACCCTTGCCGGCGAGATCACCGACGAAGAGGAGAAGACCGCGCCGAGCGTGGTCAAGCTGATCGGCAGCGAGGTTTCCCCCGGCCGGATGCGGGCGCTCTATTTCACCAGGGCGACGGCGCCTTACGGCGATGGCCCGCTCTATCACCATGTCGGCCTCTACGCCTATCGCCGCCGCGCGCTCGATCGCTTCGTTGCGCTGCCGCAGTCGCCGCTCGAATTGCGCGAGAAGCTCGAGCAGCTCCGCGCGCTCGAGGATGGCATGCGCATCGACGCGATGATCATCGATCACGTCCCGCGAGGCGTCGATACCCCTCCTGATCTGGAGCGTGCCCGCACGTTCCTGAAGTCCAGCGCCGGAGCCTGA
- a CDS encoding HepT-like ribonuclease domain-containing protein — MNHHQRLVDYLRHMVDAARKTGIYIEGMEKADFLADERTQQAVILNLVIIGEAATRLLQSHADFLGRYPDVPWKSMKGMRNRVAHGYFDINLSIVWETARTALPELLARLPAIILTAEAES; from the coding sequence ATGAACCATCACCAAAGGCTGGTCGACTATTTGCGGCATATGGTCGACGCGGCGCGCAAGACAGGAATCTATATCGAAGGGATGGAAAAAGCCGATTTCCTGGCCGATGAGCGCACCCAGCAGGCCGTCATCCTCAATCTCGTGATCATTGGTGAAGCCGCAACCAGGCTACTGCAATCCCATGCCGATTTTCTCGGCCGCTACCCGGATGTGCCATGGAAAAGCATGAAAGGGATGCGCAACCGGGTCGCGCACGGCTATTTCGACATCAATCTCAGCATCGTCTGGGAAACCGCGCGGACGGCGCTGCCCGAGTTGCTCGCTCGCCTGCCGGCGATCATTCTGACGGCAGAGGCCGAGTCATGA